One Granulicella sp. 5B5 DNA window includes the following coding sequences:
- a CDS encoding TonB-dependent siderophore receptor: MADSCAKESAAASVPVAIEVKDASGGVLPRAAVELHCGATVHNAITAEDGRLSLDLRPGEYQLLVRTPGFANASQTVEVPAPSGTVEVVMVISAATDTVNVTADTGFVPYESNAGSKTNSLLVEVPQSISIVNEHEMEARNVITVNEALRYTPGVQTDEYGVEPRFDWLKIRGFDAQTFGIFRDGMRFNSLAGKLDPFELESVEILKGPSSVLYGEIPPGGLINQVTKRPLAGRSTQIEGQFGAYDRRQGSFDTTGSFDRTEVFRYRLLGLIRNSSTQTNFTPDDRRLIAPALTWHPSDRTHFTVLADYQHDGSKWSQFLPANGTLYNTNPNGIIPVSTFLGEPDYDRVTRDQGSVAYTGDHLFSDGWNLHSNYRYQYIDLKAQTIAGNGFDGTSQTEVSRYLFATPNTNRFNTVDTRALRRFKTGNWEQTVLFGYDYQHIDQRATSYYLFGVGDLNIYHPVYGQTTIPTGAPYLDDNSLLQQHGLYAQDQIKYRDHLIFTLGGRQDFAKNDITNFLPGGANFSHLDERFTGRVGVTYLTDSGIAPYFAYSTSFLPNAGTFVYNATTGLSTTPAIPSDARQVEGGVKFQPRTWNSFITASVFQINETNVLVADSSFNEHQDGEVRSRGVELEGVASLSHGLNLHGGYTFTATDNVNDVTAANIGKWLPQTPREQFSALADYTQAGGHFAGLGGNLGVRFVGKNAADAVNSFFVPNYALLDAGLRFGYRHTLFSLNATNLTDRRYVATCTGLTACYYGYARNVIGTAAYRF, translated from the coding sequence GTGGCGGACAGTTGCGCCAAGGAGAGCGCAGCCGCTTCGGTCCCTGTGGCGATCGAGGTGAAGGACGCCTCTGGAGGGGTTCTTCCACGGGCGGCGGTCGAGTTGCATTGCGGAGCCACAGTCCACAACGCCATCACAGCCGAAGATGGCCGTTTATCGCTCGACCTTCGCCCCGGCGAGTACCAGTTGCTGGTGCGTACTCCGGGTTTCGCCAATGCCTCGCAGACCGTCGAAGTTCCTGCCCCGAGCGGAACGGTGGAGGTCGTAATGGTCATCTCGGCCGCGACAGACACGGTCAATGTCACTGCCGATACGGGATTTGTTCCCTATGAGTCCAATGCGGGGTCGAAGACCAACTCATTGCTGGTGGAGGTTCCACAGTCGATCTCGATCGTGAACGAGCATGAGATGGAAGCGCGTAATGTCATAACTGTGAATGAGGCTTTGCGGTACACCCCTGGGGTACAGACGGACGAGTATGGTGTTGAACCCCGGTTTGACTGGCTTAAAATCCGCGGCTTTGATGCGCAGACCTTTGGCATCTTTCGCGATGGCATGCGGTTCAACTCACTCGCTGGCAAGCTCGACCCATTTGAACTCGAGTCGGTCGAGATTCTGAAGGGACCCAGCTCAGTGCTCTACGGTGAGATCCCGCCGGGCGGTCTTATCAACCAGGTCACGAAACGTCCGCTTGCTGGGCGCTCCACCCAGATCGAAGGCCAGTTCGGAGCGTATGACCGGCGTCAGGGTTCCTTCGATACGACAGGCTCTTTCGACCGCACTGAGGTCTTCCGTTATCGCTTGCTCGGACTTATCCGCAACAGCAGCACACAGACGAACTTCACCCCAGACGACCGCCGTCTGATTGCTCCGGCACTGACCTGGCATCCGAGCGATCGCACCCACTTCACTGTGCTCGCGGACTACCAACACGACGGCAGCAAGTGGAGCCAGTTTCTTCCGGCCAACGGTACTCTCTATAACACCAATCCCAACGGCATCATTCCCGTCAGCACCTTCTTGGGTGAGCCTGACTACGATCGCGTCACGCGTGACCAGGGCTCCGTAGCGTACACGGGCGACCATCTGTTCAGCGACGGCTGGAACCTGCATTCCAACTATCGCTACCAGTACATCGACTTGAAAGCACAGACCATCGCAGGTAATGGCTTCGACGGTACGAGTCAGACTGAGGTTTCGCGCTACCTCTTTGCAACACCGAACACCAACCGCTTCAATACGGTCGACACGCGCGCTCTACGACGCTTCAAGACCGGCAACTGGGAGCAGACGGTCTTGTTCGGTTATGACTACCAGCACATCGACCAGCGTGCTACTAGTTACTATCTCTTCGGCGTCGGCGACCTCAACATCTACCATCCGGTATATGGGCAGACCACGATCCCAACGGGCGCGCCTTATCTTGACGACAACAGCCTGCTGCAGCAGCACGGCCTTTACGCGCAAGACCAGATCAAATATCGCGACCACCTGATCTTTACTCTGGGCGGCCGCCAGGATTTCGCGAAGAACGACATCACCAACTTCCTTCCAGGTGGAGCGAACTTCTCGCACCTCGACGAGCGGTTTACGGGTCGCGTCGGCGTCACTTATCTCACGGACTCCGGCATCGCTCCCTACTTCGCTTATTCGACCAGCTTCCTTCCCAACGCGGGAACCTTCGTCTATAACGCAACGACCGGGCTTTCCACGACGCCCGCCATTCCGTCCGATGCCCGCCAGGTCGAAGGCGGCGTGAAGTTTCAGCCTCGCACCTGGAACAGCTTTATTACCGCCTCGGTCTTCCAGATCAATGAGACCAATGTTCTCGTCGCGGACAGCAGCTTCAACGAACATCAGGACGGAGAGGTACGCTCACGCGGTGTGGAATTGGAAGGCGTAGCCAGCCTTTCCCACGGACTTAATCTTCACGGCGGCTATACGTTCACCGCAACGGACAATGTCAACGACGTCACGGCGGCGAACATTGGAAAGTGGCTGCCTCAGACACCCCGCGAACAGTTCAGCGCTTTAGCGGACTACACCCAGGCGGGTGGCCATTTCGCCGGTCTGGGTGGCAACTTAGGAGTTCGCTTCGTCGGTAAAAACGCTGCCGACGCGGTCAACTCCTTCTTTGTTCCGAACTACGCGCTTCTCGATGCCGGTTTACGTTTTGGGTATCGCCACACTCTCTTCAGCCTCAACGCTACCAATCTGACTGACCGGCGATACGTCGCTACATGCACCGGACTCACTGCTTGCTACTACGGATATGCACGCAATGTGATTGGAACGGCGGCATATCGGTTCTAA
- the rpsD gene encoding 30S ribosomal protein S4, with the protein MSQRKKWKIQRALGMELPGLGKPGALEKRNYPPGQHGKARKPKVSQFGAQLREKQKLIFHYGIREEQLRRFVRKAKSLQPKNWIEALIGLLERRLDNVVFRLGFARSMAAARQLVSHGHVLVNGRRETIGSMVLPPGAVVQLSERANLLETTQAARRSPRLSLPSFLQFESAESMERGVLLSIPDSRHIPFEFNTNQVAEYYAKRGV; encoded by the coding sequence ATGAGTCAACGAAAGAAATGGAAGATCCAGCGTGCGCTGGGTATGGAACTGCCTGGTCTGGGCAAACCGGGCGCTCTTGAAAAACGAAACTATCCGCCTGGGCAGCACGGTAAGGCGCGCAAGCCGAAGGTCTCTCAATTCGGCGCACAGCTCCGGGAAAAACAGAAGCTCATCTTCCACTATGGCATTCGAGAGGAGCAGCTGCGCCGGTTTGTGCGCAAGGCCAAGAGCCTCCAGCCCAAGAATTGGATAGAGGCGCTGATTGGACTGCTCGAACGTCGTCTCGACAATGTTGTCTTCCGCCTGGGCTTCGCCCGCAGCATGGCGGCCGCACGTCAGTTGGTCTCGCACGGACACGTCCTCGTCAACGGTCGAAGAGAGACCATCGGCTCGATGGTGCTCCCTCCCGGCGCGGTCGTGCAACTCAGCGAAAGAGCAAATCTATTAGAGACGACGCAGGCTGCGCGGCGATCCCCTCGGCTGTCCCTGCCATCTTTCCTACAATTCGAGAGTGCGGAGTCGATGGAACGAGGCGTGCTGCTTTCCATCCCCGATTCGCGCCATATTCCATTTGAGTTCAATACCAATCAAGTTGCTGAGTATTACGCCAAGCGTGGCGTCTGA
- a CDS encoding TonB-dependent receptor, which yields MRKFVFAVFLFLCMAFYATAQIVSQSVAGHVFDPKRAAIPHATVTLRNALNGASQQTQTNNQGEYAFHNVASGEYVLTTAAPGLATATRSIQVKSEVVPVAADITLSVASVEQNVTVVSASRVEELQQDTPLPVDVITQQRIQRTGFENVADVLGELPGVVTRNNSSYSGSSEELIDGVPSADVLVLQDGLPLVGARGINSGIIDLGQQNISRLDRIEVVRGAASALYGTDAVGGVINLITHEPTHPFEGGLRISGGTLGAFDGDLDLGTHYKKLDAFTDLELHHINSYTLIPDNESTIGANDQRYDGMVKLRYSFSPKAAIGYTVNAYHDNATGKNTDITGAAASGYDSSTSTDSTQTHALVGDFAPTSTTAVQARLYEARYDSNSWSNPLDANNTAGAQFDYGNLYERYHRADATVSQQIGSWNFLQGGDEWVQDSYRGLNRIVGNDDGQQITTNDVWLQDRIQPWKKLIIDLGGRYNHHSLYGNHVVPKVGLVYKVNDHWTVRSAYGKGFRSPTIGELYYLLLHPEYFYQVIGNPTLKPESSESWSVGGGYQANRFSLDVTLYRNNLNHLIDYLDAGFPMTEAELQALLAQYGIPPTFGAIPFVETFVYTNIDHAHTQGVNLKGSVLLSRNLKVDGFYAYVDPYYRVVEQQMLPEVSRNSGYVRAEYVSRKLGIVTNIRGNFFGKWLLASGGYEHDYALWNLYASKDISHGLQAYGSIDNLSNSRDSMLSQNPPTYDRTDYGRLFRIGLRYTFPHE from the coding sequence ATGCGCAAATTTGTCTTTGCTGTCTTTCTGTTTCTATGTATGGCATTTTATGCGACGGCACAAATTGTATCGCAATCTGTGGCCGGTCACGTCTTCGATCCAAAGAGAGCCGCGATACCGCACGCAACCGTGACCCTTCGCAATGCGCTGAATGGCGCGTCCCAACAAACACAAACCAATAACCAGGGAGAGTACGCCTTCCATAACGTCGCTTCGGGCGAATATGTACTAACTACTGCTGCGCCGGGTCTCGCAACTGCCACGCGTTCGATACAGGTGAAATCCGAGGTTGTCCCTGTGGCGGCGGACATTACCTTGTCCGTTGCAAGCGTCGAGCAGAATGTCACGGTGGTTTCCGCCTCGCGCGTCGAAGAATTGCAGCAGGACACCCCGCTGCCAGTCGATGTCATCACCCAACAACGCATTCAGCGTACCGGATTCGAGAACGTCGCTGACGTTCTCGGCGAGTTGCCGGGCGTGGTGACACGCAATAACAGCTCCTACTCCGGTTCCTCGGAAGAACTGATCGATGGCGTGCCCTCGGCGGACGTGCTGGTGTTGCAGGATGGCCTGCCGCTTGTCGGCGCACGCGGCATCAACAGCGGCATCATCGATCTCGGACAACAGAACATCAGCAGGCTGGATCGTATCGAGGTCGTTCGCGGTGCCGCCTCCGCGCTCTATGGAACAGATGCCGTTGGCGGCGTCATCAATCTCATCACTCATGAGCCTACACATCCATTTGAGGGGGGTCTGCGAATCTCAGGAGGTACGCTGGGCGCATTCGATGGGGACCTTGACCTTGGAACGCACTACAAGAAGCTTGATGCCTTCACCGATCTGGAACTGCACCACATCAACTCCTACACACTGATCCCTGATAACGAGAGCACGATTGGAGCCAACGACCAACGCTATGACGGTATGGTGAAGCTGCGCTACAGCTTCAGTCCCAAAGCAGCCATCGGCTACACCGTCAACGCTTATCACGACAACGCCACGGGCAAGAACACGGACATTACTGGCGCTGCGGCTTCCGGCTATGACTCGTCTACCAGCACTGACAGCACACAGACACATGCGCTGGTCGGCGACTTTGCGCCAACCTCGACCACTGCGGTGCAGGCACGTTTGTACGAAGCCCGGTATGACTCGAACTCCTGGTCGAATCCGCTCGATGCGAACAATACTGCGGGCGCACAATTCGATTACGGCAATTTATACGAGCGGTATCACCGTGCCGATGCGACCGTCTCTCAGCAGATCGGCTCGTGGAACTTCCTGCAAGGCGGCGACGAATGGGTACAGGACTCCTATCGCGGCCTGAACCGCATCGTCGGCAATGACGACGGACAGCAGATCACCACGAACGATGTCTGGTTGCAGGATCGTATCCAGCCGTGGAAGAAACTCATCATCGACCTTGGCGGCCGCTACAATCATCATTCGCTCTATGGGAACCACGTCGTTCCGAAGGTCGGTCTCGTCTACAAGGTGAATGACCACTGGACGGTGCGCAGCGCCTATGGCAAGGGCTTCCGCTCTCCAACCATCGGCGAACTGTACTATCTCCTGCTCCATCCAGAATACTTCTATCAGGTCATCGGCAATCCCACGCTGAAACCGGAGAGCAGTGAGAGCTGGTCGGTGGGCGGCGGCTATCAGGCGAACCGCTTCAGTCTGGATGTCACGCTCTACCGCAACAATCTGAATCACCTTATCGACTATCTGGATGCTGGTTTTCCGATGACGGAAGCAGAGCTTCAGGCCCTGCTCGCCCAATATGGCATCCCCCCGACTTTCGGAGCGATTCCATTTGTCGAAACCTTCGTCTACACCAACATCGATCATGCCCACACGCAGGGAGTCAATCTCAAAGGTAGCGTGCTCCTCAGCCGTAATCTGAAGGTGGACGGCTTCTATGCCTATGTTGATCCCTACTACCGCGTAGTGGAACAACAGATGCTTCCCGAAGTGAGCCGCAATTCAGGATATGTTCGCGCCGAGTATGTCTCCCGCAAGCTGGGAATCGTAACCAACATTCGAGGAAACTTCTTTGGCAAGTGGCTGCTGGCGAGTGGCGGCTATGAGCACGATTACGCTCTCTGGAATCTCTACGCCTCAAAGGACATCTCGCATGGCCTTCAGGCATACGGCTCTATCGACAATCTCTCTAATAGCCGCGACAGCATGTTGTCCCAGAATCCGCCAACCTACGACCGCACCGATTATGGCCGACTCTTCAGAATCGGCCTACGTTACACCTTCCCACACGAATAG
- a CDS encoding CbiX/SirB N-terminal domain-containing protein has translation MKKIIFATLSCLIGLSTMHAQTAAPPSATHAQPRIGILLLAHGGSVQTWDEDVRHVADQVDLSVPTEVAFGMATRSSMQAAVNRLVARKVTAIVAVPLFINSHSSLIDSISYLLGLRSQQPEDLKMFAMMDNGAGGMAMDHSAMKHDPSEAMKPVTSAVPIRMASALDHHRIVADILNDRAASISHDPTHEVVVLVAHGPVEDEENNLWLHDMSILADEMRSQSHYAGIEFMTLRDDADKSVRDAATQQLRGKVEKITQSGNTALIVPLLLSYGGIEGGLRDRLNDLTYRMSSQGLLPDKRIANWVLATTQTESSSNPAQK, from the coding sequence TTGAAAAAGATCATATTTGCAACCTTGTCCTGTCTCATCGGCCTAAGCACGATGCACGCTCAGACGGCTGCCCCGCCATCGGCTACACACGCCCAACCGCGTATCGGTATCCTGCTGCTTGCTCATGGTGGAAGCGTTCAAACATGGGATGAGGACGTGCGCCACGTCGCCGATCAGGTAGACCTGAGCGTGCCTACCGAAGTGGCCTTCGGTATGGCAACGCGCTCCTCAATGCAGGCGGCGGTCAACCGCCTGGTCGCCCGTAAGGTCACGGCTATCGTGGCTGTACCCCTTTTCATCAACTCTCATAGTTCCCTGATTGACAGCATCTCCTATCTGCTCGGATTGCGTTCACAACAGCCTGAAGACTTGAAGATGTTTGCCATGATGGATAACGGGGCTGGCGGCATGGCGATGGACCATAGCGCCATGAAACATGATCCCTCCGAAGCGATGAAGCCTGTCACGTCTGCCGTGCCAATCCGTATGGCCTCGGCGCTCGATCATCATCGCATCGTAGCCGACATTCTGAACGACCGCGCTGCTTCCATCAGCCATGACCCGACGCATGAGGTCGTCGTCCTTGTAGCGCATGGGCCGGTAGAAGACGAGGAAAACAACCTGTGGCTACATGACATGAGCATCCTGGCCGATGAGATGCGTTCGCAGAGCCATTACGCCGGTATCGAATTCATGACGTTACGCGACGACGCCGACAAGTCGGTGCGAGACGCCGCCACCCAACAACTCCGCGGTAAGGTGGAAAAAATCACGCAATCGGGCAACACGGCTCTCATCGTGCCATTGCTGCTCTCTTACGGCGGCATCGAAGGCGGTCTGCGTGATCGGTTGAATGACCTGACGTACAGGATGTCCTCACAAGGTCTCCTGCCCGACAAGCGAATTGCGAATTGGGTACTGGCGACAACACAGACTGAATCGTCCTCAAATCCAGCACAGAAGTAG
- a CDS encoding FUSC family protein gives MPATFSRKSLFASLLGGELAPYPGRLAGSLRDTLAICIALVISMALQVPGLALSLALLFLLQRERPGLTLKISLQVFSAAALSLAASLLWVQITDGTETARFLGVVLGIFVSAFCMAGTTEPLFFTIFGFYGFVFLSAWDAHRSASAIVATSLFDLASLGLVILCANAVEYTFGTRHPADELRWEMLQRLQLLSKFFRALSQGSADISPGELRLLQNALMQYGNASDVRMNELYDRLRNTREGLARVPIGTHYRIGLLTRAIQKSILIGFGFLHGSQREDRASYRILAELCDHLSSSESGAFHDRLPAGAASNLQGVFLELRQYAESRDTVAVSRQQTAKVYGGTLRSLQIFLPNTFQSPDAAVYALKLTLAATSCYVLFNAFAWPGIVTCVVTVLFTGLSSTGAMKQKQLYRFSGAAVGGFLGIATVSLLYPNMDSITSLTLVVAAVSMLSAWVMRSPRISYVGLQIAFGFFLTALPGFKPAMHLEPARDRIAGIALGILVMWFIFDQLWPMRTAAALESILHRVRKTCEQVKRAAQKDVAGSGSELIHLRNVVSLDLVSVQQLDSAVYFDIGRHQKRELACSRRLIRQIEVAAAEFYADALQLTHDEADAEDIPG, from the coding sequence ATGCCTGCGACCTTCTCCCGGAAATCGCTCTTCGCCAGCCTGCTCGGTGGAGAGCTCGCGCCCTATCCCGGGCGCCTCGCAGGCAGTCTTCGCGACACCCTGGCCATCTGCATAGCGCTCGTGATCAGCATGGCGCTACAGGTGCCAGGGCTGGCTCTCTCGCTGGCCCTGCTTTTCCTTCTACAGCGAGAGCGGCCAGGGCTAACTCTAAAGATTTCCTTGCAGGTCTTTTCCGCGGCTGCTCTTTCTCTGGCAGCGTCCTTGCTATGGGTGCAGATCACGGATGGAACTGAAACAGCTCGCTTCCTCGGAGTCGTCCTTGGCATCTTCGTCTCAGCATTCTGTATGGCCGGAACCACGGAGCCGCTCTTCTTTACGATCTTCGGCTTCTATGGCTTCGTCTTCCTCTCGGCCTGGGATGCGCATCGGTCGGCCTCGGCGATCGTGGCGACTTCCCTGTTCGACTTGGCCTCCCTTGGACTGGTCATTCTCTGCGCCAACGCAGTTGAGTACACCTTTGGAACACGTCATCCCGCAGATGAACTTCGGTGGGAGATGTTGCAGCGGCTTCAGCTGCTATCGAAATTCTTTCGAGCTCTATCCCAGGGGTCCGCAGACATCAGTCCCGGAGAGCTGCGCCTGCTGCAGAATGCCCTGATGCAATATGGAAACGCCAGCGACGTGCGCATGAACGAACTCTATGATCGCCTGAGAAATACTCGCGAAGGCCTGGCGCGTGTCCCCATCGGAACCCATTACCGCATTGGCCTGCTGACGCGCGCAATTCAGAAGAGCATATTGATCGGCTTCGGCTTTCTGCATGGCAGTCAGCGTGAAGACCGAGCTTCCTACAGAATTCTTGCGGAGTTGTGCGATCACTTGAGCTCTTCAGAGTCTGGAGCTTTTCATGATCGCTTGCCAGCCGGAGCCGCGAGCAATCTGCAGGGAGTTTTTCTTGAGCTTAGACAGTATGCCGAGAGCCGCGATACGGTCGCTGTTTCCCGCCAGCAAACGGCAAAGGTTTACGGCGGCACTCTTCGTTCGCTCCAGATCTTTCTCCCGAATACATTTCAATCACCGGACGCCGCCGTCTACGCGCTCAAACTGACTCTAGCGGCTACAAGCTGCTATGTGCTCTTTAACGCCTTTGCGTGGCCGGGCATCGTCACCTGTGTCGTGACCGTTCTCTTTACGGGCCTCAGTTCAACCGGGGCCATGAAGCAGAAACAGCTCTACCGGTTTTCGGGCGCAGCGGTGGGCGGTTTTCTGGGAATCGCAACGGTGTCTCTTCTCTATCCAAATATGGATTCCATTACCTCGCTGACACTTGTCGTCGCTGCGGTATCGATGCTCTCTGCCTGGGTGATGCGCAGTCCGCGCATCAGTTACGTCGGGCTACAGATTGCGTTTGGATTTTTTCTCACCGCACTGCCGGGATTCAAGCCAGCAATGCATCTTGAACCTGCGCGGGACAGGATCGCAGGGATTGCCCTGGGAATTCTGGTGATGTGGTTTATCTTCGATCAACTGTGGCCCATGCGTACCGCGGCAGCACTGGAAAGCATTCTCCATCGCGTTCGAAAGACCTGCGAGCAAGTGAAGCGCGCCGCACAGAAAGATGTTGCCGGAAGCGGAAGCGAACTGATCCATCTGCGAAACGTGGTTTCTCTCGACCTGGTCAGCGTTCAGCAACTCGACTCGGCCGTCTACTTCGACATTGGACGGCATCAGAAACGAGAGCTCGCGTGCAGTCGGCGTCTAATCCGCCAGATTGAGGTTGCTGCCGCCGAATTTTATGCCGATGCGCTACAACTTACCCATGATGAAGCAGATGCTGAAGATATTCCTGGTTGA
- a CDS encoding biotin/lipoyl-binding protein, which yields MAALLLLAVAVFQVDSHPRTDDATVRANSIAFAPEVEGRLVSLQVQDNQAVHKGDLLFVIDPRPYEYALQQARADQATLEGEIDDERRRIAAEQSAVGAARAGVTGSRSGISAAEGSFLAAKAAVERAAAARSEAEAQLAYARNDYNRLAPLLTKHYVTVQQIDQARTAVRVAEDASRQAASELLQAQAQQSMALAAKESATANLQASQSHLGEAEHTVDDLETLMAQRPLRAAKEQQAELNLKWCYVRAPFDGYVANMNISQGAYAHVGTPMFTLIDTSTWWVLSNYRESKLKYIHPGMHVEVYLMEHPDHRFNGVVDSVGRGVFPEDGGVAGGLPDVDRTLNWVHLSARFPVRIRVVDPDPSIFRVGATAITVVR from the coding sequence ATGGCAGCGCTCCTGCTGCTTGCGGTCGCCGTGTTTCAGGTCGACAGCCACCCCAGGACCGACGATGCCACGGTCCGCGCCAACTCCATTGCCTTCGCTCCCGAGGTCGAAGGTAGACTCGTCAGCCTGCAGGTGCAGGATAACCAGGCGGTCCACAAGGGCGATCTTCTATTTGTCATCGATCCGCGGCCCTATGAATACGCGCTACAGCAGGCCAGGGCCGACCAGGCAACGCTGGAGGGAGAGATAGACGATGAGCGGCGGCGAATCGCCGCAGAACAAAGTGCGGTTGGCGCGGCACGCGCAGGCGTCACCGGCTCCCGCAGCGGCATCAGTGCGGCTGAAGGAAGTTTTCTGGCGGCCAAAGCAGCCGTCGAGCGCGCTGCAGCAGCCCGGTCCGAGGCCGAGGCGCAACTGGCCTATGCCAGGAACGACTACAACCGGCTCGCTCCGCTGCTCACCAAGCACTACGTCACGGTGCAGCAGATTGACCAGGCACGAACTGCCGTCCGCGTTGCCGAAGATGCCTCGCGCCAGGCGGCCTCAGAGCTGCTGCAGGCTCAGGCACAGCAATCGATGGCGCTGGCCGCGAAGGAGTCGGCGACGGCCAATCTTCAGGCATCACAGTCTCACCTTGGAGAAGCAGAGCATACTGTCGATGACCTGGAGACGCTGATGGCTCAGCGTCCCCTGCGTGCGGCCAAGGAGCAACAGGCCGAGCTTAACCTGAAGTGGTGCTATGTGCGCGCGCCCTTCGACGGCTATGTGGCCAACATGAATATCTCTCAGGGTGCCTATGCTCATGTGGGCACGCCCATGTTTACGCTGATCGATACGAGCACATGGTGGGTCCTATCCAACTACCGCGAGTCGAAGCTCAAATACATTCATCCTGGGATGCACGTCGAGGTTTATCTGATGGAGCATCCGGACCACCGCTTCAACGGAGTGGTAGATAGCGTCGGCCGCGGCGTCTTTCCCGAGGACGGTGGTGTTGCCGGAGGCCTCCCGGACGTCGACCGAACGCTGAACTGGGTTCACCTCTCGGCGCGTTTTCCTGTTCGCATTCGGGTCGTCGATCCCGATCCCAGTATCTTCCGCGTTGGAGCAACGGCCATCACGGTCGTCCGTTAG
- a CDS encoding YtcA family lipoprotein translates to MRYPLRLAPSFVAALLLTGCSRNPNVEIVGSYFPGWMISLVAGVALTGISHVFLRRRRLLHTIGHPAVIYPAMVVLFTCLLWLCFFA, encoded by the coding sequence GTGAGATATCCTTTGCGCCTCGCCCCCTCCTTCGTCGCGGCCCTGCTGCTGACCGGATGCAGCCGTAACCCCAACGTCGAAATCGTTGGCTCCTACTTTCCCGGATGGATGATCTCACTCGTTGCCGGAGTGGCTCTGACAGGCATATCGCATGTTTTTCTCCGCCGGCGACGCCTGCTGCATACCATCGGCCATCCAGCCGTTATCTACCCAGCCATGGTGGTGCTCTTCACCTGCCTGCTTTGGCTCTGCTTCTTCGCCTGA
- a CDS encoding TolC family protein produces the protein MNASRNQASAPVIDLAHTYTLPELIDIAEASSPASRIAWTEAKRAMELAGVDRALYLPLLSLELQGSDARTIVPFPKPIAPRGYVTAELPAAVGQLELGYTLLDFSRASTVSASKAREIGSTLRFGRVQQDLAYTTAARYYDAQQAMGQLDAAKTVLLTAQTLLSNAQSQFDNGRATIPDLQNAQAGAAEAQYNVASAEGDARKAKLALTEAIGVEPSPAIQIPSEDQAHSAEELNASIEDLLQTAWKSRPDLLARAQDLRSAKEDVRSAHAAYLPKVKLQLAGGETATWPTADFGQLGYANVSTWSASAGLRWDIFNGARGHELASAVAAQKAATEEQRAAHDAVTRQVWDAYVDFQTAVEQERSSRAFLAAAQTSYDSSLDAYKYGVRSLVDVVQAEQQLAQARFTSVRAYVRLMQSGVALRYATGELVQPPSPEGNRP, from the coding sequence ATGAATGCGTCGCGCAACCAGGCTTCGGCTCCAGTGATCGATCTTGCGCATACCTATACGCTTCCGGAACTGATCGACATTGCCGAAGCATCGAGTCCGGCTAGCCGCATTGCGTGGACCGAGGCAAAGCGCGCCATGGAGCTGGCAGGAGTTGATCGCGCGCTCTACCTTCCGCTGTTGAGCCTGGAGTTACAGGGAAGCGATGCCCGGACCATTGTTCCCTTCCCAAAGCCGATTGCTCCGCGCGGTTATGTGACGGCAGAGCTGCCTGCCGCGGTTGGACAGCTCGAACTCGGATACACGCTGCTGGACTTCAGCCGTGCGTCGACGGTGTCCGCCAGCAAGGCGCGTGAGATTGGATCGACGCTGCGCTTCGGCCGGGTCCAACAGGATCTCGCCTATACGACCGCCGCGCGCTACTACGATGCGCAGCAGGCTATGGGCCAGTTGGACGCAGCGAAGACAGTTTTGCTGACGGCACAGACCTTGCTCTCAAACGCCCAGTCCCAGTTTGATAATGGAAGAGCGACGATTCCGGACCTGCAAAATGCCCAGGCCGGAGCCGCTGAAGCGCAGTACAACGTGGCTTCGGCAGAGGGCGACGCACGGAAGGCAAAGCTTGCGCTGACGGAAGCGATTGGAGTCGAGCCTTCTCCTGCAATTCAGATCCCGTCGGAAGACCAGGCGCATTCTGCTGAAGAACTTAATGCTTCGATCGAGGATCTGCTGCAGACCGCATGGAAGTCGCGGCCTGATCTTCTCGCCCGGGCGCAGGACCTGCGTAGCGCGAAGGAGGACGTCCGAAGTGCGCACGCAGCTTATCTTCCAAAGGTGAAACTGCAACTTGCCGGCGGAGAGACCGCCACGTGGCCCACGGCCGACTTCGGGCAGCTGGGATACGCCAACGTCTCGACATGGTCCGCGTCCGCTGGCCTGCGGTGGGACATCTTCAACGGCGCGAGAGGCCATGAGTTGGCCTCGGCAGTAGCAGCGCAGAAGGCCGCGACCGAGGAGCAGCGGGCCGCTCACGATGCGGTGACCCGGCAGGTATGGGACGCCTATGTGGACTTTCAGACTGCGGTCGAGCAGGAGCGATCGTCTCGTGCTTTTCTGGCGGCCGCGCAAACCTCCTACGATTCTTCCCTTGATGCCTATAAGTATGGAGTTCGTTCGCTCGTCGATGTGGTGCAGGCCGAGCAGCAACTCGCCCAGGCACGCTTCACCTCGGTTCGCGCTTATGTGCGCCTTATGCAATCCGGCGTTGCGCTCCGTTACGCCACCGGGGAGTTAGTACAGCCTCCATCTCCTGAAGGAAACCGCCCGTGA